In Campylobacter anatolicus, one DNA window encodes the following:
- a CDS encoding phage portal protein, whose amino-acid sequence MKYIFKTADSRSAQILKDSEQNGVLEPFVSFDELLSLHYANVYHRRAIKIKASMLSQIELDESDIIKKLPFGVSAKSFLFEFAYNLELYGNAPIEKAGGINNYLLYNIPAHEWRTNKQREIFQVTSDGNKQKLDGFYLKYYSPSSRYYGEPDYLATLLQILINQEADSYNFSFFKNGARPDLAIIHENNEPSEEQINTYRNFFSDNFKGSRNAHKTLLAYTNSVGDKEAKIRFEKLGGVEDISFKALKEVSRDEIAAAHGVPPRLLGIIQSAQLGGGGELIGQLQQFNEIEIKPKIELIESFFESIGIKVVLKAIDVTNFKDDGEIVTALVERGIISVSEARSILGWQKNI is encoded by the coding sequence ATGAAATATATTTTTAAGACAGCAGATAGCAGAAGTGCTCAAATTTTAAAAGACAGTGAACAAAATGGGGTGCTAGAACCTTTTGTCTCATTTGATGAACTTTTATCACTTCATTATGCAAATGTCTATCATCGTAGGGCTATAAAGATAAAGGCGAGTATGCTTTCACAAATAGAGCTAGATGAATCAGATATAATAAAAAAGTTACCATTTGGCGTATCCGCTAAATCATTCTTATTTGAGTTTGCTTACAACCTAGAACTTTATGGCAATGCACCTATTGAAAAGGCGGGTGGTATTAACAACTATCTTTTGTATAACATACCAGCTCACGAGTGGCGAACAAACAAACAAAGAGAGATTTTTCAAGTAACAAGTGATGGAAATAAACAAAAACTTGATGGCTTTTATCTAAAATACTACAGCCCAAGCTCACGCTACTACGGAGAGCCTGACTACCTGGCTACGCTACTTCAAATCTTAATAAACCAAGAAGCCGATAGCTACAACTTCTCTTTTTTTAAAAATGGTGCAAGACCCGATCTTGCTATCATTCATGAAAATAATGAGCCAAGCGAAGAGCAGATAAATACTTATAGAAATTTCTTTTCAGATAACTTCAAAGGCTCACGCAATGCCCACAAAACACTTTTAGCATATACAAACTCCGTAGGCGATAAAGAAGCAAAGATAAGGTTTGAAAAGCTTGGTGGAGTAGAAGATATAAGCTTTAAGGCATTAAAAGAGGTAAGTCGTGATGAGATAGCAGCAGCTCATGGAGTGCCGCCACGTCTGCTTGGCATTATACAATCAGCCCAGCTAGGTGGTGGCGGTGAGCTTATAGGTCAACTTCAGCAATTTAACGAGATAGAGATTAAACCAAAAATTGAGCTTATTGAGAGCTTTTTTGAAAGTATCGGCATAAAAGTAGTACTAAAGGCTATTGATGTAACTAACTTTAAAGACGATGGTGAGATAGTAACAGCTCTTGTAGAAAGAGGTATCATATCAGTTAGTGAGGCAAGAAGTATTTTAGGGTGGCAAAAAAATATTTAA
- a CDS encoding terminase large subunit domain-containing protein, with protein sequence MAYLKDFQIECVNLLNSGVSAVLISKQTGVSRPTLLKWQKELNGEFSINNAINSLKNKIETLSKKDDISADETAILADLIIALNKLTGEDKKKKESKAYIKPPVNLDKKARVLRDEILKDGGLFEYQKEFLNSSAQFRIVLKSRQIGFSYVAAADALIGAVSGRNQLFLSASEEQALILMRYLKFWASKFGIELAKDSETEITLENGGIIKALAHNFRTVQGFTGDIWMDEFAWYPNPKKIWHAFVPSIGAVKGRLTILSTPFEERSLFHELFYDEPKYKMFERFRVDIYRAMSDGLDFDLETMKALFDADTWASAYECVFIDDESSLLSIALIKSCVDEKLRYFSPPSDTPLFCGYDIGRVNDRSTLADVNSKDEIYELANMQVFAKASFKEQEEILKAHLRTYPLAVLEIDKTGIGMNLAETMHSNFKSRVRGVYFTAPIKEEMALNLKKLFEDKKIRIPNDPLLIADIHAIKRTAGAKSFKYDAKRNEYGHADRFWALALACRKIQAVMKRRGGGAVIL encoded by the coding sequence ATGGCTTATTTGAAAGATTTTCAAATTGAGTGTGTAAATTTACTAAATAGCGGAGTTAGTGCGGTGCTTATCTCAAAGCAAACTGGCGTCTCACGCCCCACGCTTTTAAAATGGCAAAAGGAGCTAAATGGCGAGTTTAGCATTAATAATGCTATAAATTCGCTAAAAAATAAAATTGAAACGCTTAGCAAAAAAGATGATATTAGTGCCGATGAAACGGCTATTTTAGCCGATTTAATCATTGCACTAAATAAATTAACCGGCGAGGATAAAAAGAAAAAAGAGAGCAAGGCTTACATAAAACCGCCTGTGAATTTAGATAAAAAAGCAAGGGTGTTAAGAGATGAAATTTTAAAAGATGGTGGACTTTTTGAGTATCAAAAAGAATTCCTAAACTCATCCGCTCAGTTTAGAATTGTCTTAAAATCACGCCAAATCGGTTTTAGCTATGTAGCTGCTGCAGATGCACTTATCGGTGCTGTTAGCGGTAGAAATCAGCTCTTTTTATCTGCCTCCGAAGAACAAGCCCTTATCTTAATGCGATATCTGAAATTTTGGGCTAGTAAATTTGGCATTGAATTAGCCAAAGATAGTGAGACCGAAATCACGCTAGAAAATGGCGGCATAATTAAAGCCCTAGCTCATAACTTTCGCACCGTGCAGGGCTTTACTGGCGATATTTGGATGGATGAGTTTGCATGGTATCCAAATCCTAAAAAGATATGGCATGCCTTCGTGCCTAGTATCGGTGCTGTTAAAGGACGTTTAACAATCCTTTCAACGCCATTTGAAGAGCGGAGCCTTTTTCACGAGCTATTTTACGATGAGCCAAAATATAAGATGTTTGAGCGCTTTCGTGTTGATATTTACAGGGCAATGAGCGATGGGCTTGATTTTGATCTTGAAACAATGAAAGCTTTGTTTGATGCAGACACTTGGGCTAGTGCCTATGAGTGCGTATTTATAGATGATGAAAGTTCTCTTTTAAGTATAGCACTTATAAAATCTTGCGTAGATGAAAAACTTAGATACTTTTCACCGCCTAGCGATACGCCTTTGTTTTGCGGATATGACATAGGTAGAGTTAATGACCGCTCGACGCTAGCGGACGTTAACTCTAAAGATGAAATTTATGAGTTAGCCAATATGCAGGTTTTTGCTAAGGCTAGTTTTAAAGAGCAAGAAGAGATATTAAAGGCACATTTACGCACCTATCCATTAGCCGTGCTTGAAATAGATAAAACCGGTATAGGTATGAATTTAGCTGAAACAATGCACTCAAATTTTAAATCTCGTGTCAGAGGCGTTTATTTTACGGCTCCTATAAAAGAAGAGATGGCTTTAAATTTAAAAAAGCTATTTGAAGATAAAAAAATTAGAATTCCAAATGACCCACTTTTAATAGCCGATATTCACGCTATAAAACGAACTGCTGGAGCTAAGAGCTTTAAGTATGATGCCAAGCGAAACGAATACGGACACGCCGATCGTTTTTGGGCTTTAGCTTTAGCGTGTAGAAAAATCCAAGCAGTTATGAAAAGAAGAGGCGGTGGGGCAGTTATATTGTAG
- a CDS encoding XkdF-like putative serine protease domain-containing protein, producing MAVKLKNLNITHISLVKAGANKKNIIYKSSKENPSYEKVIKIAKNDEEKGVIYGIVYSPDEVDTQGEMTDIKEIEKAAYSFMKGLNGTNIDREHDFKPDGAYVAESWLVRENDALFKSEKIGSWAVAIKLENDELKEAVKKGEIAGLSMAGTAERYDVGKSEDNLSIADAISKGFSALFAKFEKKDKGENMEEKDKCMSGVEKTLKDGFDKLANQLDGLEKRISDLETLSKSSKQSENVEKNNNIQGVL from the coding sequence ATGGCAGTAAAGCTTAAGAATTTAAACATTACTCACATTTCGCTTGTCAAAGCAGGTGCAAATAAGAAAAACATCATATATAAAAGCAGTAAAGAAAATCCAAGCTATGAAAAAGTGATTAAAATAGCCAAAAATGATGAAGAAAAAGGTGTTATTTACGGCATAGTATATAGCCCTGACGAAGTGGATACGCAAGGCGAGATGACAGACATAAAAGAGATAGAAAAGGCAGCATATTCTTTTATGAAAGGATTAAATGGCACAAATATAGACAGAGAGCATGATTTTAAACCTGATGGAGCTTATGTGGCCGAGAGTTGGTTGGTTCGCGAAAATGATGCCTTATTTAAAAGCGAAAAGATTGGTAGCTGGGCGGTAGCTATAAAGCTTGAAAATGATGAACTAAAAGAAGCCGTTAAAAAAGGTGAGATAGCAGGTCTTAGCATGGCTGGAACAGCCGAGCGTTATGATGTGGGTAAAAGCGAAGATAACCTAAGTATAGCAGATGCTATCAGTAAAGGCTTTAGTGCGTTATTTGCAAAATTTGAGAAAAAAGACAAAGGAGAAAACATGGAAGAAAAAGACAAATGTATGTCTGGTGTAGAAAAAACACTAAAAGATGGTTTTGATAAGCTTGCCAATCAGCTTGACGGATTAGAAAAACGCATAAGCGATCTTGAAACACTATCAAAATCAAGCAAGCAAAGTGAAAATGTAGAAAAAAATAACAATATACAAGGAGTTTTATAA
- a CDS encoding P2 family phage major capsid protein, with translation MSISLQQIAKTTGPIKATDMYESGALRPEVSRKIINTIVDKSEFLSKITIDKTKKLQKSFDVWGLANGILVRVTPGKAPTEAQRQKLSVKSVLLDNKPVQLYAKITQDTLEDNADNPNFESETFDSFAKTFSNDLQNLGMNGENDDYSNQEFKNLNKGWFTLAKEKYGVKKLEHKKESKISARLIAMVKSSSEDAQKDSVIILSQTDYLAYQEELGNKNGGLSILLNTGANQILGIPLVVAEFVPKSKYLMTPLKNLIMSIGLDIRRVRWYDHEKSSLMYKFEVYNDYEIGVDSWVTLSEESEADSDGDGV, from the coding sequence ATGAGTATTTCACTGCAACAAATCGCAAAAACTACCGGTCCTATAAAAGCTACCGACATGTATGAAAGCGGTGCTTTAAGACCTGAAGTATCAAGAAAAATCATAAATACGATAGTTGATAAAAGTGAGTTTTTATCAAAAATAACGATAGATAAGACAAAAAAGCTTCAAAAAAGTTTTGATGTGTGGGGTCTAGCTAATGGCATTTTAGTTAGAGTAACTCCAGGCAAAGCCCCAACTGAAGCACAAAGACAAAAATTAAGTGTCAAATCTGTTTTGCTTGATAATAAACCGGTTCAGCTTTATGCAAAAATAACACAAGATACACTAGAAGATAATGCGGATAATCCAAATTTTGAAAGTGAGACTTTTGATAGTTTTGCAAAGACTTTTTCAAATGACCTACAAAATTTAGGAATGAACGGTGAAAATGATGATTATAGCAACCAAGAATTTAAAAACCTAAACAAGGGTTGGTTTACATTAGCAAAAGAAAAATATGGTGTTAAAAAACTAGAACATAAAAAAGAATCAAAAATCTCAGCCAGACTTATAGCTATGGTCAAATCAAGCAGTGAAGATGCTCAAAAAGATAGTGTAATAATTTTGTCTCAAACTGATTATTTAGCGTATCAAGAAGAGTTAGGTAATAAAAATGGCGGATTAAGTATTTTGTTAAACACCGGAGCAAATCAAATACTTGGTATACCTTTGGTGGTGGCTGAGTTTGTACCAAAGAGTAAATATCTTATGACGCCACTTAAAAATCTCATCATGAGTATAGGACTAGACATTCGCCGTGTGAGATGGTATGACCATGAAAAGAGCTCACTAATGTATAAATTTGAAGTTTATAATGACTATGAGATTGGAGTTGATAGCTGGGTAACGCTAAGCGAAGAGAGTGAAGCTGATAGCGATGGAGACGGAGTGTGA